One Edaphobacter flagellatus genomic region harbors:
- a CDS encoding alpha/beta fold hydrolase, translating into MKRSSMNTARRMMLFALLTLSLHAQQIAGTWQGTLDLGQQKLRIVLQIDKAADSTLKGTVYSIDQGPDPAAVTTLSFANPTLKFVVDSLHASYEGTMSADGKTITGTVTQGAPKPLVFERATQETAWKIDPSPHTVQMISVDKDVKLEVLDWGGTGRPLVLLTGLGNNAHVFDKFAPKLAATYHVYGITRRGFGVSSKPEAITANYTATRLGDDVLAVIEALHINKPIVAGHSIAGEELSYIGSQHPDKVAGLIYLDAGYPYAMYDQVNGDFLIDAIDLRRQLNQILDMNPDADRKKALDGVIADLKFVEKGAIVQRQRMEDLPPPQWSRQPPPPVGTAIMLGQQRFTTINAPALAIFATPKDLGQLLKDNPKARAALQAANNHDTEQQATAFERQVPAAHVVRIPNASHYVFVSNEADVLREMNAFIAMLPAAN; encoded by the coding sequence ATGAAGCGTAGCAGCATGAACACGGCAAGACGGATGATGCTTTTCGCTCTGCTGACGCTCTCGCTTCATGCGCAGCAGATCGCAGGAACATGGCAGGGCACGCTCGATCTGGGGCAACAAAAACTTCGCATCGTGCTGCAGATCGATAAAGCCGCGGACAGCACGCTGAAGGGAACGGTCTACAGCATCGATCAGGGACCCGACCCGGCAGCCGTCACAACGCTCTCCTTTGCGAACCCCACGCTGAAGTTTGTCGTCGATAGTCTGCACGCCTCGTACGAAGGCACGATGAGCGCCGACGGCAAGACCATCACCGGAACCGTGACGCAGGGTGCGCCGAAACCCCTCGTCTTCGAGCGCGCCACGCAGGAGACCGCCTGGAAGATCGATCCCTCGCCGCACACCGTCCAGATGATTTCTGTCGATAAAGATGTGAAGCTCGAAGTCCTCGACTGGGGAGGCACCGGACGCCCGCTCGTGCTGCTCACCGGACTCGGCAACAACGCGCATGTCTTCGATAAATTCGCGCCGAAACTCGCCGCAACGTATCACGTTTACGGAATTACCCGCCGCGGCTTCGGCGTCTCCAGCAAACCTGAAGCGATCACGGCGAACTATACCGCCACGCGTCTTGGCGACGATGTGCTCGCCGTCATCGAGGCTCTGCATATCAACAAGCCTATTGTCGCGGGCCACTCCATCGCAGGCGAAGAACTGAGCTATATCGGCAGCCAGCATCCCGACAAAGTTGCCGGCCTCATCTATCTCGACGCCGGATATCCCTACGCAATGTACGACCAGGTGAATGGTGACTTCCTGATTGATGCGATCGACTTACGTCGGCAGCTCAATCAAATTCTTGACATGAACCCCGACGCAGACCGGAAGAAAGCGCTCGACGGAGTGATTGCCGATCTCAAGTTCGTTGAAAAAGGGGCGATCGTGCAACGACAGCGCATGGAGGATTTGCCTCCCCCACAATGGTCTCGTCAGCCTCCTCCACCTGTTGGAACTGCCATTATGCTCGGCCAGCAACGCTTCACCACCATCAATGCTCCCGCACTCGCAATCTTCGCCACCCCGAAAGACCTGGGCCAGCTTTTGAAGGACAATCCGAAAGCACGCGCAGCATTGCAGGCAGCCAACAATCACGATACTGAGCAGCAAGCCACCGCCTTCGAGCGCCAGGTGCCCGCTGCTCATGTCGTCCGCATTCCGAACGCGAGCCACTATGTCTTCGTCTCCAACGAGGCCGACGTTCTTCGCGAGATGAACGCCTTCATCGCCATGCTTCCTGCCGCCAACTGA
- the yidD gene encoding membrane protein insertion efficiency factor YidD: protein MSDPEPSFVARVLFHMYKSVLSPVMHALSPTQCLYLPTCSEYAYIALTRFGPVKGSWLTLRRLARCHPFAKGGVDPVPDR from the coding sequence ATGTCCGATCCTGAACCATCTTTCGTGGCCCGCGTTCTCTTCCACATGTATAAATCGGTGCTCTCGCCGGTGATGCACGCGCTCAGCCCTACGCAGTGCCTCTACCTGCCCACATGTTCGGAGTACGCCTACATTGCTCTCACACGCTTCGGCCCCGTCAAAGGCTCGTGGCTCACGCTGCGCCGCCTCGCACGCTGCCACCCCTTTGCCAAAGGCGGCGTCGACCCCGTCCCCGATCGCTAG
- the yidC gene encoding membrane protein insertase YidC, with amino-acid sequence MAEFKNPNQQGGTQDNRSLFVMMFVMLAVFFGLSYYRQKTNPKTASPNAPAVTQSQSAAAPQSAAPSPSSALPAQAASPSATPAVQAAAEQTTVIENELYRIEFTNRGAQVKSWVLKQYQDTDNKPLNLVHTQAAEKFGYPLSLYTYDQGLNDTLKQALYVPSTSGQITAPGTLTFKYSANGVDVTKTFSFDETYVIHADTQVTRNGSAVRALLSWPGGFGDQDNAQNYAAAQIDYSRDRNEQHLAAKKVSGGETLNGPFDWAGVSDNYFATIFLPDTPASASVVTLHNELDVAKTIHRTGFGSSSPAKGAINVPILGAAFGDVSGHTQTRIYAGPKAVNVLRNIYSTPVDGKRVSLEPLLDFGFWGPIGKYLFLALQWIHSHIVGNWGWSIIILTLCINVLLLPLRIKTMQSGLKMQRIQPQMDAIKEKYKKYKINDPKRNEMNMEIMKLQKDNGVNMFGGCIPTLIQLPLLFAFFSMIPKVVELRHAHWAWLHDLTAPDPYYIIPAVMIISQFLMQFYTPSPGVDPQQQKMMAFMMPAISGYFVITYGAGLGLYWAVGNFFGIAQQMIMNRTSLGKEMREIAAKRARRKAGSPVIQGKR; translated from the coding sequence TTGGCAGAGTTCAAGAACCCAAATCAGCAGGGCGGCACGCAGGACAACCGGTCGCTCTTCGTCATGATGTTCGTCATGCTGGCCGTCTTCTTTGGCTTGAGCTATTACCGTCAGAAGACAAATCCGAAGACTGCGAGCCCCAACGCTCCCGCCGTCACGCAATCACAGTCTGCGGCTGCTCCGCAGTCGGCAGCGCCGTCGCCTTCTTCCGCTCTCCCCGCGCAGGCTGCTTCTCCCAGCGCGACTCCTGCTGTACAGGCCGCGGCCGAGCAGACGACCGTGATCGAAAATGAGCTCTACCGCATTGAGTTCACCAACCGTGGCGCGCAGGTCAAGAGCTGGGTGCTCAAGCAGTATCAGGACACCGACAACAAGCCGCTAAACCTCGTCCACACGCAGGCGGCGGAGAAGTTCGGCTACCCGCTGTCGCTCTACACCTACGATCAGGGCCTGAACGACACGCTCAAGCAAGCGCTGTACGTGCCTTCGACCAGCGGCCAGATCACCGCTCCAGGCACGCTCACCTTCAAGTATTCGGCCAATGGAGTCGACGTCACCAAGACCTTCTCCTTCGACGAAACCTATGTCATCCACGCCGATACGCAGGTGACGCGCAACGGCTCGGCTGTGCGCGCGCTTCTCTCATGGCCCGGCGGCTTCGGCGATCAGGACAATGCGCAGAACTACGCTGCTGCACAGATCGACTACTCCCGCGATCGTAACGAGCAGCATTTGGCTGCCAAGAAGGTCTCGGGCGGCGAGACCCTCAACGGACCTTTCGACTGGGCTGGCGTCTCCGACAACTACTTCGCCACCATCTTCCTGCCGGATACACCTGCCTCGGCCAGCGTCGTCACCCTGCACAACGAACTCGACGTTGCCAAGACCATTCACCGCACGGGCTTCGGCTCGTCGTCGCCCGCGAAGGGAGCCATCAATGTTCCCATCCTCGGTGCAGCTTTCGGCGACGTGAGCGGTCATACACAGACACGCATCTATGCTGGCCCCAAGGCCGTCAACGTGCTACGCAACATCTATTCCACGCCGGTCGATGGCAAGCGCGTCTCACTGGAGCCTCTGCTCGACTTCGGCTTCTGGGGTCCCATCGGCAAGTATCTCTTCCTCGCGTTGCAGTGGATACACTCGCATATTGTCGGCAACTGGGGATGGTCGATCATCATCCTTACGCTCTGCATCAACGTGCTGCTGCTACCGCTGCGTATCAAGACCATGCAGTCCGGTCTGAAGATGCAGCGCATCCAGCCGCAGATGGACGCGATCAAGGAGAAGTACAAGAAATACAAGATCAACGATCCGAAGCGTAATGAGATGAACATGGAGATCATGAAGCTCCAGAAAGACAACGGAGTGAACATGTTCGGCGGTTGCATCCCGACGCTCATTCAGCTGCCGCTGCTCTTCGCCTTCTTCTCCATGATCCCCAAGGTTGTTGAGCTGCGCCACGCGCATTGGGCATGGCTGCACGATCTCACCGCACCCGATCCGTACTACATCATTCCGGCTGTCATGATCATCAGCCAGTTCCTGATGCAGTTCTACACGCCGTCGCCCGGTGTTGATCCGCAACAGCAGAAGATGATGGCCTTCATGATGCCCGCTATCTCCGGCTACTTCGTCATTACCTACGGCGCGGGACTCGGCCTCTACTGGGCGGTCGGTAACTTCTTCGGCATCGCACAGCAGATGATCATGAACCGCACCTCGCTCGGCAAGGAGATGCGTGAGATCGCTGCCAAACGAGCACGCCGCAAAGCCGGAAGCCCCGTCATCCAGGGCAAACGCTAA
- a CDS encoding PilZ domain-containing protein, translating into MLQADKSSTMSLVDERRRVPRYRCSGPSDFRILGWHLRRGRILNLCLDGCLIAPRQLTGYEPGDLLDLRFEVNHLSFRAVAVVRSVHNDGALGVEILNLSGRNRTQLRELIAELAVSDTLNT; encoded by the coding sequence GTGCTGCAAGCCGATAAATCATCCACGATGTCTCTGGTCGACGAGCGCCGCCGCGTTCCACGCTACCGTTGCTCGGGTCCAAGCGACTTTCGTATTCTCGGCTGGCATCTGCGCCGGGGACGCATCCTGAATCTCTGCCTCGATGGATGTCTCATCGCGCCACGCCAGCTTACCGGCTATGAGCCCGGCGATCTTCTCGACCTGCGCTTTGAGGTCAATCATCTTTCTTTTCGCGCTGTTGCTGTCGTGCGCAGCGTTCACAACGATGGCGCCCTGGGAGTGGAGATCCTTAATTTGAGTGGGCGCAATCGCACCCAGCTTCGGGAGTTGATCGCCGAACTGGCAGTGAGCGATACACTCAACACATGA
- a CDS encoding PadR family transcriptional regulator, with protein MKKTSKNPQPLSTAAQYILLALASEDLHGYGIIQEIARQTGDSYRIGPGTLYDNLKKLMDAGLVIDAPRSSRDKDDDRRFYRLTPAGRVVLTAEVERLHSIVVEAQSRLRERRPRNA; from the coding sequence ATGAAAAAGACGTCGAAAAATCCGCAGCCACTCTCCACCGCAGCCCAGTACATCCTGCTTGCGCTTGCCAGCGAGGACCTGCACGGCTACGGCATTATTCAGGAGATTGCCCGCCAGACTGGCGACAGCTACCGCATCGGTCCCGGCACGCTTTACGACAACCTGAAGAAGCTAATGGACGCCGGGCTCGTCATCGATGCGCCGCGTTCCAGCCGCGATAAAGATGACGACCGCCGCTTCTATCGCCTCACACCTGCGGGCCGCGTCGTGCTCACAGCCGAGGTCGAGCGCCTGCACTCGATCGTTGTCGAAGCACAATCCCGCCTGCGCGAGAGGAGACCACGCAACGCATGA
- the rpmH gene encoding 50S ribosomal protein L34, with protein sequence MPKRTFQPNRRRRSKTHGFLSRMKTKAGAAVLSRRRAKGRHKIAVSAGYRD encoded by the coding sequence ATGCCCAAGCGTACCTTTCAACCCAACCGCCGCCGCCGCTCGAAGACCCACGGTTTTCTGAGCCGTATGAAGACCAAGGCCGGTGCTGCTGTTCTCAGCCGCCGTCGCGCCAAGGGACGTCACAAGATCGCTGTCAGCGCAGGCTACCGCGACTAG
- a CDS encoding ABC transporter ATP-binding protein, whose amino-acid sequence MLELSNITKRYSSITVVDDVSFIARPGEITGYLGPNGSGKSTTMKIITGLIEPSSGDVLFDGAPISDDPMSFRQRMGYVPEEPYLYTHLSGIEYLVMVAQLRDMERTAATNRIRGLLRLFGLYGDRDAPMTSYSKGMRQKILLSAALLHNPDLILLDEPFSGLDVGSSLVLRSLIEELARRGKVVLFSSHELETVERISSHVVILHRGKVVADDSIEHLRTLMELPTLEGIFAQLAIEHDFVAISREIADLIYT is encoded by the coding sequence ATGCTTGAGCTAAGCAACATCACCAAGCGGTACTCCAGCATCACCGTTGTCGACGATGTCAGCTTCATCGCGCGTCCCGGCGAGATCACCGGATACCTCGGCCCGAACGGCTCCGGCAAGTCGACGACGATGAAGATCATCACCGGGCTAATCGAGCCAAGCAGCGGTGACGTGCTCTTCGACGGTGCGCCCATCAGCGACGACCCGATGAGCTTCCGCCAGCGCATGGGTTACGTTCCCGAAGAGCCGTATCTTTATACGCATCTCAGCGGCATCGAGTATCTCGTCATGGTCGCGCAGCTTCGCGACATGGAGCGCACCGCAGCCACGAACCGCATCCGCGGCCTGTTGCGTCTCTTCGGTCTCTACGGAGATCGCGATGCGCCGATGACCTCGTACTCGAAGGGCATGCGGCAGAAGATTCTGCTCTCGGCCGCGCTGCTGCACAATCCCGACCTCATCCTGCTTGATGAGCCGTTCTCTGGACTGGACGTTGGCTCGTCGCTCGTACTGCGCTCACTGATTGAAGAACTGGCGCGTCGCGGCAAGGTCGTCCTCTTTAGCTCGCACGAGCTGGAAACTGTCGAGCGCATCTCGTCGCATGTCGTGATTCTGCATCGTGGCAAGGTCGTTGCCGACGACTCCATCGAACACCTGCGCACACTCATGGAATTGCCCACACTTGAAGGCATCTTCGCGCAGCTGGCCATCGAGCACGACTTCGTCGCCATCTCACGCGAGATCGCAGATCTTATCTACACGTAA
- a CDS encoding alpha/beta hydrolase has translation MARSWILALAIGLCGGGIHVAAQQQQSPLPPGWAPGTPDHLPRPPFPTRDPHSPGYVAAKELADGALPPADADGDYILGPTHTAASESQVHEGVPQGTVIEFTMSSADSRIYPGIAREPWTFGKPDPENPAKMVVTTSHPAAYTRKVAVYVPKQYVAGTRAPFIVGADGPDRSLFTVLDNLIAEKKVPVMIAISIGNGSGDAQGSERGLEYDTMSGRYAEFVETEVLPLVEAKANVKLTQDPNGRATMGGSSGGSCALIMAWYHPEWYRRVLTYSGTYVNQQWPWNAETPHGAWGFHETLIPQSPAKPIRLWLEVGDRDNLNTNTMRDNMHDWVEANERMAKALKAKGYHYQFVFAKNAGHVDKTVKAQTLPEALEYLWQGYPIR, from the coding sequence ATGGCGCGAAGCTGGATTTTAGCGCTTGCGATCGGTCTCTGCGGAGGCGGTATCCATGTGGCGGCGCAACAACAGCAGTCTCCATTGCCGCCGGGATGGGCACCGGGAACGCCGGACCATCTACCGCGTCCTCCGTTCCCGACGCGCGATCCGCACTCGCCGGGCTATGTTGCGGCGAAGGAGTTGGCCGATGGCGCGCTGCCTCCTGCAGACGCGGATGGCGACTATATTCTTGGCCCCACACATACGGCAGCATCGGAATCGCAGGTGCATGAGGGCGTACCGCAGGGCACCGTGATTGAGTTCACGATGAGCTCAGCGGACAGCAGGATTTATCCCGGTATCGCGCGCGAGCCGTGGACGTTCGGCAAGCCCGATCCGGAGAACCCGGCAAAGATGGTGGTGACGACCAGCCATCCTGCCGCGTACACGCGCAAGGTGGCCGTGTATGTGCCGAAGCAGTATGTGGCGGGCACGCGCGCTCCGTTCATCGTGGGAGCAGATGGCCCGGACCGCTCGCTGTTTACCGTGCTCGACAATCTGATCGCCGAGAAGAAGGTGCCGGTGATGATTGCGATCTCGATCGGCAACGGCAGCGGCGACGCGCAAGGCTCAGAGCGCGGGCTCGAGTACGACACGATGTCAGGTCGCTATGCGGAGTTCGTCGAAACCGAAGTTCTGCCGCTGGTCGAAGCGAAGGCCAACGTCAAGCTGACGCAGGACCCGAATGGACGTGCGACGATGGGCGGCAGCTCGGGTGGCTCGTGCGCCCTGATCATGGCGTGGTATCACCCGGAGTGGTATCGCCGCGTGCTCACATACTCAGGCACCTACGTGAACCAGCAATGGCCGTGGAATGCGGAGACTCCGCATGGCGCATGGGGATTTCACGAGACCTTAATTCCACAATCGCCTGCGAAGCCGATTCGCCTGTGGCTCGAGGTCGGCGACCGCGACAATCTGAACACCAATACGATGCGCGACAACATGCACGATTGGGTCGAAGCCAACGAGCGCATGGCAAAGGCGCTGAAGGCGAAGGGGTATCACTATCAGTTCGTCTTCGCGAAGAATGCTGGTCACGTCGACAAGACGGTGAAAGCACAAACCCTGCCCGAAGCGTTGGAGTATCTGTGGCAGGGCTATCCCATTCGTTAA
- a CDS encoding GNAT family N-acetyltransferase — translation MLNIRQAEADDADAIWSIIEPIIRTGEVYTLPREMSRHEALAYWFAPAHRAFVAEDDSGIVGTYYLRANQAGGGSHVANCGYATVAWATGRGVARAMCEHSLEHARSRGFRAMQFNFVIRTNDRAVRLWQRCGFAIVGTLPKAFLHPQAGYVDAYVMFREL, via the coding sequence ATGCTGAACATTCGTCAGGCCGAGGCAGACGATGCCGATGCCATCTGGTCCATCATTGAGCCGATCATTCGTACAGGTGAGGTCTATACGCTGCCGCGTGAGATGAGCAGACACGAAGCACTGGCATACTGGTTTGCACCCGCACATAGAGCCTTCGTCGCCGAAGACGATAGCGGGATCGTCGGGACCTACTACCTGCGTGCGAACCAGGCTGGAGGTGGATCGCACGTGGCCAACTGTGGCTATGCGACGGTAGCATGGGCGACGGGCCGCGGAGTAGCACGCGCGATGTGTGAGCACTCGCTCGAGCATGCGCGCAGTCGAGGCTTTCGGGCGATGCAGTTCAACTTCGTCATCCGTACGAACGATCGTGCTGTACGGCTATGGCAACGCTGCGGCTTTGCGATTGTGGGAACTCTGCCAAAGGCATTTCTGCATCCGCAGGCTGGCTATGTCGATGCCTATGTCATGTTTCGCGAACTCTAG
- a CDS encoding cupin domain-containing protein produces MFYVIAGTLSVFLNDAWSHVAKGGYAVIPRGAPHNFENQGSVPAGFIAFNAPSGFETRMPDIAAALSAEDLRL; encoded by the coding sequence GTGTTCTACGTCATTGCGGGAACCCTGAGCGTATTTCTCAACGATGCATGGTCGCACGTAGCCAAGGGAGGCTACGCGGTCATTCCCAGAGGAGCGCCGCACAACTTTGAAAATCAGGGATCGGTTCCCGCAGGTTTTATCGCCTTCAATGCGCCGAGTGGATTTGAAACGAGAATGCCGGATATCGCCGCAGCGCTCTCCGCCGAAGACCTTCGCCTCTAG
- the rnpA gene encoding ribonuclease P protein component — MTALIFRLRKHADYQRVYGASRKQFSKQMSYFFALRPAEPRTLEATPRVGLTVGKVMGKAVDRNRIKRRMREAVRHNLAELNAPVDVILHPRRSVIDLDFATLCREVAQVFRSIQKATENPRAARNASASAVERASTAQPS, encoded by the coding sequence ATGACGGCGCTTATCTTCCGCCTACGCAAACACGCCGACTACCAGCGCGTCTACGGCGCCAGCCGCAAGCAGTTCTCGAAACAGATGAGCTACTTCTTCGCTCTGCGTCCCGCCGAGCCGCGCACGTTGGAAGCCACGCCACGCGTCGGGCTTACCGTCGGCAAGGTGATGGGCAAGGCTGTCGATCGCAACCGCATCAAGCGCCGCATGCGCGAGGCCGTGCGTCACAATCTCGCAGAGCTTAATGCTCCAGTCGATGTCATTTTGCACCCGCGGCGCTCGGTCATCGACCTCGACTTCGCAACGCTCTGCCGCGAGGTCGCGCAGGTCTTCCGCTCGATCCAGAAGGCAACGGAGAATCCACGTGCTGCGCGCAACGCTTCTGCCTCTGCCGTAGAGCGTGCTTCGACAGCACAGCCGAGTTAA